One Enterococcus silesiacus genomic window carries:
- a CDS encoding cell division protein FtsZ: MLSSLLVESAVALSIKQLLLCIVTSIMLGLLVACIHMYRNVYSKNFVITLAVLPVLVQLVIMLVNGNLGTGVAVLGAFSLIRFRSVAGGAREITSIFWSMGIGLATGMGYVSYIAIFSVIIACFLVFLNTIHFGEKQKVAEREIKVTIPEDLDYPDLFDDLFQQYAYTSSLDSVKTTNMGSLYELRYRITLKDSQTEKELMDAMRVRNGNLTIISGKVSTNREEL, encoded by the coding sequence ATGTTGTCTAGTTTATTAGTAGAAAGTGCTGTAGCTCTTTCAATCAAACAGCTTTTACTTTGTATTGTTACTTCTATCATGCTTGGACTTTTAGTTGCGTGCATCCATATGTATAGAAATGTTTATAGTAAAAACTTTGTAATCACTCTGGCTGTTTTACCTGTATTAGTTCAGTTAGTAATCATGTTAGTCAATGGAAATCTAGGAACCGGTGTGGCGGTTTTAGGTGCATTCAGCTTGATTAGATTCCGCTCGGTAGCTGGTGGTGCAAGAGAGATCACCAGTATCTTTTGGTCAATGGGAATTGGTTTAGCCACAGGTATGGGGTATGTTAGTTATATTGCCATTTTTTCCGTAATTATTGCCTGCTTTTTAGTATTCTTGAATACGATTCATTTTGGTGAAAAACAAAAAGTGGCGGAACGGGAAATTAAGGTCACTATTCCAGAAGATTTAGATTATCCTGATTTGTTTGATGATCTATTTCAGCAATATGCTTACACATCTAGTTTAGATTCAGTAAAAACAACCAACATGGGCAGTTTATACGAACTTCGCTATCGAATAACCTTAAAAGATAGCCAAACGGAAAAAGAATTGATGGATGCTATGCGTGTTAGAAATGGTAATTTAACAATTATTTCAGGCAAAGTTTCGACAAATAGAGAAGAATTGTAG
- a CDS encoding molecular chaperone, giving the protein MKLKNSFQRKEKKYPLTKEKYYLLREKLQPFMREDEYGLHTIISVYFDTEDYEMIRHSIAKPMYKEKFRIRSYGIPNENSTVFLEIKKKVSGVVYKRRVALPYQSGKEYLQHPHSFKFEQTKDQQIKQEIDWLIARKRLEPKVMIAYDRRALFDSENEDFRITFDFNIRYRKEQLSQVLDDKGERVASEIDVLMEVKALGAYPLWFSELLAELEIYPTSFSKYAQTYQRYLYCKEDFLNVV; this is encoded by the coding sequence GTGAAACTAAAGAATAGCTTTCAACGGAAAGAAAAAAAATACCCACTGACAAAGGAAAAGTATTATCTATTAAGGGAAAAGCTACAGCCTTTTATGCGAGAAGACGAATACGGATTACATACAATTATTTCAGTGTATTTTGACACAGAAGATTATGAGATGATTCGTCACTCTATCGCAAAACCAATGTATAAGGAAAAATTTCGGATTCGCAGTTACGGAATCCCAAATGAGAACTCAACTGTTTTTCTTGAAATTAAAAAGAAAGTCAGCGGTGTGGTTTATAAAAGAAGGGTTGCACTTCCGTATCAATCCGGCAAAGAGTATCTCCAGCATCCGCATTCATTCAAGTTTGAACAAACCAAAGATCAGCAAATTAAACAGGAAATCGACTGGTTAATCGCTAGAAAAAGACTTGAGCCTAAGGTCATGATTGCTTATGATCGACGAGCGCTTTTTGATTCAGAAAACGAAGACTTTCGAATTACGTTTGATTTCAATATTCGTTATCGAAAAGAACAGTTAAGCCAAGTGTTAGATGATAAAGGAGAACGAGTAGCGTCAGAAATTGATGTGTTGATGGAGGTTAAAGCATTAGGCGCTTATCCGCTTTGGTTTTCAGAACTGTTAGCAGAACTTGAAATCTACCCAACCTCATTTTCAAAATATGCTCAAACGTATCAGAGATATTTATATTGCAAGGAGGATTTTTTAAATGTTGTCTAG
- a CDS encoding alanine dehydrogenase, giving the protein MRIGIPKEIKNNENRIAITPAGVVSLINNGHQVVIESEAGLGSGFTNQEFQEVGAEIEPNVAAVWQSDMVIKVKEPLKEEFQYFHEDLILFTYLHLAPEPELTDSLIENSVTAVAYETMTLNHTLPLLTPMSEVAGRMSVQVGAQFLEKPKGGEGILLFGVPGVERGEVVIIGGGVAGTNAAKIAIGLGAKVTILDVNPNRLAELDDLFGNNVQTLISNAYHIEKKVQEADVVIGAVLIPGAKAPKLVTEQMVKQMKPGAVIVDIAIDQGGIFETTDQITTHDNPTYVKHGVVHYAVANMPGAVPRTSTFALTNATIPYAITIANKGIVQAAKDNTTVSTGINTYKKHLTMEAVAKDQNKEYTPVCELLT; this is encoded by the coding sequence ATGCGTATAGGTATTCCAAAGGAAATCAAAAATAATGAAAATAGAATTGCTATTACTCCTGCTGGTGTAGTTAGTCTGATCAATAATGGTCATCAAGTAGTCATTGAAAGCGAAGCAGGACTGGGCTCTGGTTTTACCAATCAAGAATTTCAAGAGGTCGGCGCCGAAATTGAACCAAATGTTGCGGCTGTGTGGCAATCTGATATGGTCATTAAAGTCAAAGAACCATTAAAAGAAGAGTTTCAATATTTTCACGAGGATTTGATTTTATTCACCTATCTACATTTGGCGCCAGAACCTGAATTAACAGACTCATTGATCGAAAATAGTGTGACAGCTGTAGCTTATGAAACAATGACTCTGAACCATACCTTACCATTATTAACCCCGATGAGTGAAGTAGCAGGTAGAATGTCTGTTCAAGTCGGTGCACAATTTTTGGAAAAACCTAAAGGTGGAGAAGGGATTTTACTGTTTGGTGTTCCAGGTGTTGAAAGAGGAGAAGTTGTGATTATCGGTGGTGGCGTCGCAGGAACTAACGCTGCCAAAATCGCGATTGGTTTAGGGGCAAAGGTTACAATTCTAGATGTTAATCCTAATCGTTTGGCAGAATTGGATGATCTTTTCGGCAATAATGTTCAAACCCTGATTTCTAATGCGTATCATATTGAAAAGAAAGTACAAGAAGCGGATGTAGTGATTGGTGCTGTTCTGATTCCAGGAGCAAAAGCACCCAAACTAGTGACTGAGCAAATGGTCAAGCAAATGAAACCTGGTGCGGTAATTGTTGATATTGCAATCGACCAAGGCGGAATTTTTGAAACGACTGATCAAATCACGACTCATGATAATCCAACCTATGTCAAACATGGCGTTGTACATTATGCTGTAGCCAATATGCCGGGGGCAGTTCCTAGAACTTCAACATTTGCTTTAACTAACGCCACGATCCCATATGCCATTACGATTGCCAACAAAGGAATCGTTCAAGCAGCGAAAGATAATACTACGGTTTCGACAGGAATCAATACGTACAAAAAACATTTAACAATGGAAGCCGTAGCAAAGGATCAAAATAAAGAATACACACCAGTATGTGAGCTATTAACATAA
- a CDS encoding kynureninase has product MERVFQTDRAFAKEMDQKDPLKSIRDRFYVQPGEIYMDGNSLGLASKDAEKALLNMMDIWKKEGIKLWDGLFHYAGKLGEMSAPLINAHPDEVVITGSTTINIHQCISTLYKPTKDRYKILVDDLNFPTDRYAIDSQVRLKGYDPKEAVKVVKSADGRLIDESAVIEAMTDDVAIILLPTVLYRSSQVLDMKRVTAAAHQRGILIGWDLCHAIGAIPMDFKEVDPDFAIWCTYKYLSAGPGSIAGLYMNQKHFKETPGLAGWWGNKDDTQFELKHEFEHQRDASGWQIGSPSFLAMAPLEGTLTIFNEVGMDKIREKSLLITAYLMYLIDEKLAKYGYAVGNPREDSKRGGHVCLEHEEAYRICKALKEVNIIPDFREPNVVRLAPIALYNTYEEVYILVEMLEDIAVNKKYEHFSNERSLVV; this is encoded by the coding sequence ATGGAAAGAGTATTTCAAACAGACCGTGCTTTTGCAAAAGAAATGGATCAGAAAGATCCACTAAAAAGTATCAGAGACCGATTTTATGTGCAACCTGGTGAAATTTACATGGACGGTAATTCACTAGGACTGGCGTCAAAAGATGCTGAAAAAGCGTTACTGAATATGATGGATATCTGGAAAAAAGAAGGAATCAAACTGTGGGATGGTTTGTTCCATTATGCTGGGAAATTAGGTGAGATGTCGGCCCCGCTAATTAATGCTCATCCAGATGAGGTCGTTATTACAGGCAGCACAACAATCAACATCCACCAATGTATCAGTACATTATACAAACCAACAAAAGATCGATATAAAATTTTAGTGGATGATTTAAACTTCCCAACAGATCGTTATGCGATCGACAGCCAAGTTCGTTTAAAAGGATATGACCCTAAAGAGGCTGTAAAAGTTGTGAAAAGTGCTGATGGGCGTTTGATTGACGAATCAGCTGTTATTGAAGCCATGACAGATGACGTTGCGATCATCTTGTTGCCGACCGTTTTATACCGCAGTTCTCAGGTATTGGATATGAAACGAGTAACGGCGGCCGCACATCAAAGAGGAATTTTGATTGGCTGGGACCTATGTCATGCAATTGGTGCAATACCAATGGATTTCAAAGAGGTGGATCCTGATTTTGCTATTTGGTGTACGTATAAATATTTATCCGCAGGACCAGGTTCGATCGCTGGGCTATATATGAATCAGAAACACTTTAAAGAAACACCAGGATTAGCAGGCTGGTGGGGAAATAAAGATGATACGCAATTTGAACTGAAACATGAGTTTGAGCACCAACGTGATGCAAGCGGCTGGCAAATTGGTTCTCCTAGTTTCTTAGCTATGGCACCATTAGAAGGAACTTTGACTATCTTTAATGAGGTCGGTATGGATAAAATTCGCGAAAAATCATTATTGATCACAGCATATTTGATGTATCTAATCGATGAAAAACTTGCCAAATATGGTTATGCTGTTGGCAATCCTCGTGAAGATAGTAAGCGTGGTGGGCACGTTTGTTTAGAACATGAAGAAGCCTATAGGATTTGTAAAGCATTAAAAGAAGTTAATATTATTCCTGATTTCAGGGAACCAAATGTTGTTCGTTTAGCCCCAATTGCTTTGTATAACACCTATGAAGAAGTTTACATTTTAGTTGAAATGTTAGAAGATATTGCTGTAAATAAAAAGTATGAACATTTTAGTAATGAACGGTCATTAGTGGTTTAA
- a CDS encoding MFS transporter: MVRNRWLKFLLLYAGGVIVSLSQLKLVPIQNELGQDLSVSLSLVSWLMSIFTVSGIFLAIPGGALVTRFGPKKLLVGLMGCLAIGNIWGAFSSSFWSLLISRAIEGISFSMIIMVGIVLINFWFKDSSSGIATGLWGTFSALGSMLAMNLFKPLAAAYGLRSLWLIIAGLSILLLCLYLFLLDEPTSRTIAGQKENNGLIAKAIKNKSIWLLAFAQGCMAFILFAFINLYPQMYTQQYGLSETLANSYTGYFGLFGIPFGALAGYLIDKTKKGQMIIFCSFILMLGATFWMGHLASSGTFIAQLFALSAGASLSSSCVMILAPKVVTQERLIGASISFINLFYYIGIFIGTPIVTKISESSQSWTAAIYVLSGVGVAALLAVLGFVKLNKKSMLS, translated from the coding sequence ATGGTGAGAAACAGATGGTTAAAATTTTTGTTGTTGTATGCAGGTGGCGTGATCGTTTCGTTAAGTCAATTGAAGTTGGTGCCGATCCAAAATGAATTGGGTCAGGATTTAAGCGTAAGTCTTTCACTTGTATCTTGGTTAATGTCGATTTTCACTGTTTCTGGGATTTTTTTAGCAATTCCAGGAGGTGCATTAGTCACACGATTTGGTCCAAAAAAATTATTAGTTGGCTTGATGGGTTGTTTAGCAATCGGAAATATCTGGGGCGCTTTTTCTAGTAGTTTTTGGTCCTTGTTAATTTCAAGAGCGATTGAAGGAATTTCTTTTTCAATGATTATCATGGTGGGGATCGTTTTGATTAACTTTTGGTTTAAAGATAGCAGTAGTGGAATTGCGACGGGACTTTGGGGAACTTTTTCTGCTTTGGGTTCGATGTTGGCAATGAATTTGTTTAAACCTTTAGCCGCAGCTTATGGCTTACGTTCTCTTTGGCTGATCATCGCAGGTTTATCTATACTGTTGCTGTGTCTGTATCTTTTTTTGCTGGATGAACCAACTAGCCGTACGATTGCTGGGCAAAAAGAAAACAATGGATTGATCGCAAAAGCGATAAAAAATAAGTCGATTTGGCTGTTAGCCTTTGCTCAAGGGTGTATGGCATTTATACTCTTTGCTTTTATCAATCTATACCCGCAGATGTATACCCAGCAGTATGGCTTATCAGAGACATTGGCGAATAGTTATACAGGCTATTTTGGACTATTTGGAATCCCTTTTGGTGCTTTGGCAGGGTATTTGATCGACAAAACTAAAAAAGGGCAGATGATTATTTTCTGTTCATTTATACTGATGCTTGGAGCAACGTTTTGGATGGGCCACCTAGCAAGCAGTGGGACTTTTATTGCACAGCTTTTTGCACTCTCGGCAGGTGCTAGTTTGTCTTCTTCTTGCGTAATGATTTTAGCACCTAAAGTTGTGACACAAGAGCGCTTGATCGGTGCTAGTATTTCATTTATCAATTTGTTTTATTATATAGGCATCTTTATTGGAACACCGATTGTTACAAAAATTAGTGAGTCTAGCCAATCTTGGACAGCAGCTATATACGTCCTTAGTGGTGTAGGCGTTGCCGCACTGTTGGCAGTTTTGGGATTTGTTAAACTAAATAAAAAGAGTATGTTGTCATAA
- a CDS encoding AsnC family transcriptional regulator, protein MDKTDRKLLKILHENSRISIVELSQKINLSRPSVKERINKLVEQGIIKNFTIQVSMEQIEQTITFFTELSQVTLSVEKTLALLKNTPCINEVHIVSGDVNYLVKATVTTTTEMKNLLAKWMQFAHVKSSIVLETAVENQFYLNTEN, encoded by the coding sequence TTGGATAAAACGGACCGTAAACTATTAAAAATTCTGCATGAAAACTCACGTATCTCAATCGTTGAATTGTCTCAAAAAATCAATTTAAGTCGACCTAGTGTGAAAGAAAGAATCAATAAGCTAGTTGAACAAGGAATCATCAAAAACTTTACGATCCAAGTTTCTATGGAGCAAATCGAACAAACCATCACCTTCTTCACTGAGTTAAGTCAAGTAACCCTTTCTGTTGAGAAAACGTTGGCTTTATTAAAAAATACGCCCTGCATAAATGAAGTACATATTGTTAGTGGTGATGTTAACTATCTAGTAAAGGCAACAGTAACTACTACGACTGAAATGAAAAACTTGCTAGCAAAGTGGATGCAGTTTGCCCATGTCAAAAGTTCGATTGTTCTAGAAACGGCCGTAGAGAATCAATTCTACCTTAACACTGAAAATTAA
- the obgE gene encoding GTPase CgtA (ObgE; essential GTPase; exhibits high exchange rate for GTP/GDP; associates with 50S ribosomal subunit; involved in regulation of chromosomal replication), with the protein MSMFLDQVTIDVKAGKGGDGMVAFRREKYVPDGGPAGGDGGQGGDVILVVEEGLRTLMDFRFNRHFKAQPGENGMSKGMHGRGSENTFVKVPPGTTVRDADTGVLIGDLIENGQTLTVAKGGRGGRGNIRFASAKNPAPEIAENGEPGQERKIELELKVLADVGLVGFPSVGKSTLLSVISSARPKIGAYHFTTLVPNLGMVSTSDGRSFAAADLPGLIEGASQGVGLGTQFLRHIERTRVILHVIDMSGMEGRDPYEDYLAINKELASHNMRLMERPQIIVANKMDMPEAEENLKKFKKQIEKERTDEYADHLPIFPISGVSRKGIEPLLNATADLIDVTPEFPLYEEEIVEDTVHYGFQPEGPEFTIDRDSDATWILSGESLERLFEMTNFEHDESVMRFARQLRGMGVDEALRARGAKDGDIVRIAEYEFEFVD; encoded by the coding sequence GGAGGTGATGGTGGTCAAGGAGGAGATGTGATTCTTGTTGTAGAAGAAGGACTCCGAACCTTGATGGATTTTCGTTTTAACCGTCATTTTAAAGCTCAACCTGGTGAAAATGGAATGAGCAAAGGGATGCATGGTCGTGGCTCAGAAAATACATTTGTTAAAGTTCCACCAGGTACCACAGTTCGTGATGCGGACACTGGTGTCTTGATCGGAGATTTAATTGAAAATGGTCAAACTTTGACTGTAGCCAAAGGCGGACGAGGTGGACGAGGTAATATCCGTTTCGCTTCTGCAAAAAATCCTGCACCAGAAATCGCTGAAAATGGTGAGCCAGGGCAAGAAAGAAAAATTGAGCTGGAATTGAAAGTTTTAGCAGATGTCGGTTTAGTTGGTTTCCCATCTGTGGGCAAATCTACATTACTGTCTGTCATTTCATCTGCACGACCTAAAATCGGTGCGTATCATTTTACTACCTTAGTTCCTAACCTTGGAATGGTGTCAACGAGTGATGGACGAAGCTTTGCAGCAGCTGACTTGCCTGGTCTGATAGAGGGTGCATCTCAAGGAGTTGGACTTGGTACTCAATTTTTACGTCATATCGAACGTACCAGAGTTATTTTGCACGTGATCGACATGAGTGGGATGGAAGGTCGCGATCCTTATGAGGATTATCTAGCGATCAATAAAGAATTAGCATCACATAATATGCGTTTAATGGAACGTCCGCAAATTATTGTAGCAAATAAAATGGATATGCCGGAAGCGGAAGAGAATCTGAAAAAATTCAAAAAACAGATTGAAAAAGAACGAACAGATGAATATGCTGATCATCTACCTATTTTTCCGATTTCAGGTGTTTCACGCAAAGGAATCGAGCCTTTGCTTAACGCAACAGCAGATTTAATCGATGTAACGCCTGAGTTCCCATTATATGAAGAAGAAATAGTAGAAGATACTGTTCACTATGGCTTCCAACCAGAAGGACCAGAATTTACGATCGACCGTGATTCAGATGCTACATGGATTTTATCAGGAGAATCATTGGAAAGATTATTTGAAATGACAAACTTTGAACATGATGAAAGTGTTATGCGCTTTGCACGTCAGTTACGTGGAATGGGTGTGGATGAAGCATTACGTGCTCGTGGAGCAAAAGATGGAGACATTGTCCGAATTGCTGAGTATGAATTTGAATTTGTCGATTAA